CGATTTATAAATTTCTCTAAACCTCTATGTACTTATGCCCAATCTCCACAACAAATATTTGTGTTGAATTCTTGACTTTTTGCGTAATACCCAAGGATAACAGTGTACTAATTACATAGACATATCCCAATCGGAGATGAAGCCAGATTGTTAAGAAAAATTAATTTTCGCAAAGTAATTTTAAAAAAAAGTTAATTTGTTATCAAAATCTGGCTTCATCCGTATGATTATACAGGATGATCCTTGTCTATTTCTTTAGTGAGACTTTTAAGGGGTTCCGAAAGATGATGAAGTTAAAATTTGTTGGTGTGATTGCAAGTCTTGCTTTGATGGGAAGCTTAGTTGCTTGCTCAGGTGGTGATAATCCTGGCGCTTCTAGTACACCTTCTGCTTCTCCTGCTAATGATACTGGCGGCGCTATGAAAAATGAAGGCGGCGCTATGAAGAACGAAGGCGGCGCTATGAAGAATGAAGGCGCTATGAAGAAAGATGGCGACGCTATGAAGAAAGATGGCGATGCTATGAAGAAAGATGGCGACGCTATGAAAAAAGGCGATGCTATGAAGAAAGAAGGTGCTACTCCTGCACCAACTACCACACCCTAATAGTTAGGTTACTTAGGATACATTGACTAAAAAGGCAGTTTTTACCCAAATAAACAAAGTTTGTATCCTGAAGTCACTTGTATATACAAGAATTGCTCAAAAAACTTTTTGTAACCGTTCTTGAAAACTGTTGAGGTAAGAGTTGGTCAGTTTTTATCCTGTATGAGTTCCAAGCTGGGAACTATTTCTCAAAACAGGTAAAAATTACCAAAGTAATTCATGGGTGCGTACACAACGCACCCATTTCTCCGAAAAGTCGTTTCGGTATCTACGTAATCATCCGAAACTCAAAAGCATTCCGATTAATCTTCATAACTAAAACAATTGCTTTATGGATAAATATTTCATCAAGCGCCGCCGACTTCTGACCTATCTGGGGTTAGGAGCATTAGGAGCAGGTGGAGTGGCGATCGCATCTGGATGTTCTCAAAAAATCGTAGTTCCTAATGCTGTTGCGCCTACGCCTAGTAGCGCTCCCACTCAAAGTGTCGCTGCGGTACCTGCTAACGCACAACTGCTCCCAGAATTCCAAGGGATTTCCCAGTGGCTCAACTCCTCACCTTTAACAACGGCTGACCTCAAAGGGAGTGTAGTATTGATTCAATTTTGGACATTTGCTTGTATTAATTGTCAGCGCACTTTACCCTACGTTACCCGTTGGCATCAAGAATATGCAGCGAAAGGACTGAAAGTTGTAGGTGTCCACACACCAGAGTTTGCTTATGAAAAAGTGGTCAACAATGTCAAACAAGCTTTGCAAAAGCACAAAATTACCTATCCAGTGCCGATAGATAATGAATTCCAAACTTGGAATGCCTATAAAAACGAATACTGGCCGCATTTGTTTTTAGCAGACCGCCAAGGAGTGATTCGCTACGACCACATTGGTGAAGGTGCTTATTCAGATACAGAACAGATGATTCGTCAGCTTTTAGGATAGGTTAAGATGGCAACCACTTCCCTATCAGCGGGATTAGCAATTTTGGCAGGGACTTTAACAGTACTCTCGCCTTGTGTTTTGCCTGTTTTGCCTGTTTTGGTGGGGCGATCGCTTTCTACCCATCGCTATGGCCCGATAGCTCTAGTCGCGGGTTTAGTAGCTGGATTTGCCACAGCAGGTAGTTTGCTCGGAATTG
This window of the Nostoc sp. HK-01 genome carries:
- a CDS encoding alkyl hydroperoxide reductase/ thiol specific antioxidant/ Mal allergen; the encoded protein is MDKYFIKRRRLLTYLGLGALGAGGVAIASGCSQKIVVPNAVAPTPSSAPTQSVAAVPANAQLLPEFQGISQWLNSSPLTTADLKGSVVLIQFWTFACINCQRTLPYVTRWHQEYAAKGLKVVGVHTPEFAYEKVVNNVKQALQKHKITYPVPIDNEFQTWNAYKNEYWPHLFLADRQGVIRYDHIGEGAYSDTEQMIRQLLG